From the genome of Sulfurihydrogenibium subterraneum DSM 15120, one region includes:
- the glnE gene encoding bifunctional [glutamate--ammonia ligase]-adenylyl-L-tyrosine phosphorylase/[glutamate--ammonia-ligase] adenylyltransferase, with translation MSNLFKFETLKKDFLDSLNLNQKQLLSKLSYFSSCIADFLFRHPEELFYIEESLNQPLLGRDKLIEEALKLLNIEKDEDFIAQLTRFKMKHFSRIVAKDIHKKHHLIKLTEEYSYLADACFEVAYRRAYKKHSEKYGQPVDEAIGKIAGGSVIALGKHGGTDLNYYSDVDVMYIYSEEGKTEKGISNREFFIKVFTDVNIYLTKRNFEGVAWNVDLDLRPEGKKGLLAYSIPFIESYYWSVGRTWERHMLIKARHAAGDESVSKEFLSIITPFVYRKSLSKDLIDEIFNMKKLIEESAKSKKADEIDIKKCEGGIREIEFTVQIFQLLHGGQNPDLRERETVKALRKLKEYGILPEEDADKLETAYIFLRNLEHVIQLKNCTQTQIFNLKYADEYANKFDFSDTQEFLNVFNNHRKNVKSIFDKIAGKEEKHYTPLQTYIMTKQNEEEAVEYLKQLGFRDGKWALNVILEIFNNPEYLLLSEKEKNLLFEYIPKLEKEIKESPDKEGFIINLNKLFIEGNIYRIFLTALESKSKLIDFILQIVKTSDYITNIISKDTEIIDMAFSSGKPLINEKDFLKELEILKIEDPVERLKKLKKIVEVLGALDYFARIRLNSPVSRLKKLNNIITNLADFIINQLYTINEGKEFAIFGLGKLGSKEMNIGSDLDLIFVFKDEDAKLKYSKIPQKIVQDLTKYTKEGQLYQIDLRLRPYGKAGELSPTVDFYKKYFSKEARVWEVLAWTKSRFIAGDKEIKNEFEDLIKEFLFSRDVDKSFKEEVLDMRLKLEGITKETENVLDIKLGKGGIADIEFMVQLFYLENKDRRTGILEGLLDFDPDVVDDYIFLREIETRLRLVKGLSTSKFTKDDTITGRIADTFDLDTKTFWNRLKETKERIRTHFYRYFK, from the coding sequence ATGAGTAATTTATTTAAATTTGAAACATTAAAAAAAGATTTTTTAGATAGTCTAAATCTAAATCAAAAACAGCTCCTTAGTAAGTTATCTTACTTTTCTTCTTGTATAGCAGATTTTTTATTTAGACATCCTGAAGAACTTTTTTACATAGAAGAAAGTTTAAATCAGCCACTACTTGGTAGAGACAAGTTAATAGAGGAAGCTCTTAAACTTTTGAATATTGAAAAAGATGAAGATTTTATAGCACAGCTAACTCGTTTTAAAATGAAACATTTTAGCAGAATAGTAGCAAAAGACATACACAAAAAACATCACCTTATAAAGTTGACAGAAGAGTATTCTTATCTTGCAGATGCTTGCTTTGAAGTAGCATACAGAAGAGCTTACAAAAAACATTCAGAAAAATATGGACAACCTGTAGATGAAGCCATAGGAAAGATTGCAGGTGGGTCTGTAATAGCACTGGGAAAACACGGAGGAACAGATTTAAACTACTATTCTGACGTTGATGTAATGTATATATACTCAGAAGAAGGGAAAACGGAAAAAGGAATATCAAACAGAGAGTTTTTTATTAAAGTTTTTACAGACGTAAATATTTACCTTACAAAGAGAAATTTTGAAGGTGTAGCTTGGAACGTAGATTTAGACCTTCGCCCTGAAGGTAAAAAAGGACTTCTTGCTTACAGCATTCCGTTTATAGAAAGCTACTACTGGTCAGTAGGTAGAACTTGGGAGAGACATATGTTGATAAAAGCAAGACACGCAGCTGGAGATGAAAGTGTATCAAAAGAGTTTTTATCTATCATAACGCCCTTTGTTTACAGAAAAAGTCTTAGTAAAGACTTAATAGATGAGATTTTTAACATGAAAAAACTTATAGAAGAATCTGCAAAATCCAAAAAAGCTGATGAAATAGATATAAAAAAATGTGAAGGTGGAATAAGGGAGATAGAGTTTACAGTCCAAATATTTCAGCTTCTACATGGTGGACAAAACCCTGATTTAAGGGAAAGAGAGACTGTTAAAGCACTTAGAAAACTAAAAGAGTATGGAATTTTACCAGAAGAAGATGCTGATAAATTAGAAACTGCTTACATATTTTTAAGGAATTTAGAACACGTTATACAGCTTAAAAACTGCACTCAAACTCAGATTTTTAACTTAAAATATGCAGATGAGTATGCTAACAAGTTTGATTTTTCAGATACTCAAGAGTTTTTAAACGTTTTTAACAATCACAGAAAAAACGTTAAATCAATATTTGATAAGATAGCAGGAAAAGAAGAAAAACATTACACTCCTTTACAAACTTACATAATGACAAAACAAAACGAAGAAGAAGCTGTAGAGTATCTAAAACAGCTTGGATTTAGAGATGGAAAATGGGCGTTAAATGTTATTTTAGAGATATTTAACAATCCTGAGTATCTACTTTTATCAGAAAAAGAAAAAAACTTGCTTTTTGAGTATATTCCCAAACTTGAAAAAGAAATAAAAGAATCTCCTGACAAAGAAGGATTTATCATTAATTTAAACAAACTTTTTATAGAAGGAAATATCTACAGAATATTTTTAACTGCTTTAGAAAGCAAGTCAAAACTAATAGATTTTATACTGCAAATCGTAAAAACCTCAGACTACATAACAAATATAATATCAAAAGATACAGAGATTATAGATATGGCATTTTCTTCAGGAAAACCACTTATAAACGAAAAAGATTTTTTAAAAGAGTTAGAAATACTTAAAATAGAAGACCCAGTAGAAAGACTTAAAAAACTAAAAAAAATTGTAGAAGTTTTAGGAGCTTTAGACTACTTTGCACGAATAAGATTAAACAGCCCTGTATCAAGATTAAAAAAGTTAAACAACATAATTACAAACCTTGCTGACTTTATAATAAATCAGCTCTATACTATAAACGAAGGTAAGGAGTTTGCTATTTTTGGACTTGGAAAACTTGGAAGTAAGGAGATGAATATAGGTTCAGACTTAGACTTAATTTTTGTTTTTAAAGATGAAGATGCAAAGTTGAAATACTCAAAAATCCCTCAAAAAATAGTCCAAGATTTAACAAAGTACACAAAAGAAGGACAGCTGTATCAGATAGACCTTAGATTGAGACCTTATGGAAAAGCTGGAGAGCTGTCTCCAACTGTAGATTTTTACAAAAAGTACTTTTCAAAAGAGGCAAGAGTCTGGGAAGTCTTAGCGTGGACAAAATCAAGATTTATAGCTGGAGATAAGGAGATAAAAAACGAGTTTGAGGATTTAATAAAAGAGTTTTTATTCAGTAGAGATGTAGATAAGTCTTTTAAAGAAGAAGTTCTTGATATGAGATTAAAGTTAGAAGGTATAACAAAAGAAACAGAAAATGTGTTAGATATAAAATTAGGAAAAGGTGGAATAGCAGATATAGAGTTTATGGTTCAACTTTTTTACCTTGAAAATAAAGACAGAAGAACAGGTATATTAGAAGGTTTATTAGATTTTGACCCAGATGTTGTTGATGATTACATCTTTTTAAGAGAGATAGAGACAAGACTTAGACTTGTAAAAGGTTTATCAACCTCTAAATTTACAAAAGACGATACCATAACAGGTAGAATTGCAGATACCTTTGATTTAGACACAAAAACATTCTGGAATAGATTAAAAGAAACAAAAGAAAGAATAAGAACCCATTTTTATAGGTATTTTAAATGA
- a CDS encoding metallophosphoesterase, which produces MKEFYLNLSIDKPYIVVGDIHGCYDEFYELVSVAEKKYGKDLIIFSVGDTIDRGDYNLKTLEYCINLYKEKRFYEVKSNHLDKFYRYLKGNKVKISFGMQKTINEFLKLSEEEREKLRQEVISYYENLPLYILINKNVVVCHAGIKDEYIGRTDEKVKSFVLYGQTTGRYTEKGFPERLDWTKERRLTSDSPKIIYGHVVYDEPYINNLCYGIDTGCVLGSKLTAYNPAAKEFIFVKAKKQYYSFDEEGF; this is translated from the coding sequence ATGAAAGAGTTTTACTTAAATCTAAGTATAGATAAACCATACATAGTGGTTGGTGATATACATGGTTGTTATGATGAGTTTTATGAGCTTGTTAGCGTTGCTGAAAAAAAGTACGGAAAAGATTTAATCATATTTTCTGTTGGAGACACGATAGACAGAGGAGATTATAATTTAAAAACTCTTGAATACTGTATAAACCTATATAAAGAGAAAAGATTTTACGAAGTCAAAAGTAATCATCTTGATAAATTTTACAGATATTTAAAAGGAAATAAAGTAAAAATATCTTTTGGTATGCAAAAAACTATCAACGAGTTTTTAAAACTTTCAGAAGAAGAAAGAGAAAAATTACGCCAAGAAGTCATATCTTACTATGAAAATTTACCACTTTACATATTGATAAATAAGAACGTAGTTGTATGCCACGCAGGTATAAAAGACGAATATATAGGTAGAACCGATGAAAAAGTAAAAAGTTTTGTTTTATACGGGCAAACTACTGGTAGATATACAGAAAAAGGCTTTCCAGAGCGTTTAGACTGGACAAAAGAAAGACGTTTAACCTCAGATAGTCCAAAGATTATATACGGTCATGTAGTTTACGATGAACCTTACATAAACAATCTTTGCTATGGTATAGATACAGGTTGTGTATTAGGAAGTAAGCTTACAGCTTACAATCCTGCAGCTAAAGAGTTTATATTCGTAAAAGCTAAAAAGCAGTATTACTCTTTCGATGAAGAGGGCTTTTAA
- the secF gene encoding protein translocase subunit SecF, with protein MRNFLVEAPNIDFLKIRKLGYLFSFLLLVMSLTLFFTKGFNLGLDFTGGTSIQIKFNQPIKISDVRPLLKDVNLDDAVIQEVGTEKKEIEIRVPIKKGSSSTIVESVKKALDTKYKGQYEIRKIEFIDALVGSEMAKASIYSMIFVFIGILLFVGYRYEPLFAIAGVIPLFHDAIITLGIFSLLGREIDLTVIAAILTVLGYSLNDTIIVFDRIRENIQQRGKKNLESIINRSINENLGRTIITSGTVILSVLAMYFFGGESLNSFALAIFIGVIFGTYSSIYVAAPLILDVENLLRSRVKKEQVSGV; from the coding sequence ATGAGAAACTTTTTAGTTGAAGCTCCAAACATAGATTTTCTAAAGATTAGAAAGTTAGGCTACCTATTTTCTTTTTTATTGTTAGTTATGAGTTTAACTTTATTCTTTACAAAAGGATTTAATCTTGGACTTGATTTTACAGGTGGAACCTCTATCCAGATAAAATTTAACCAACCTATAAAAATATCTGATGTAAGACCTCTTTTAAAAGATGTAAACCTTGACGATGCAGTAATTCAAGAAGTAGGAACAGAAAAAAAAGAAATCGAGATAAGAGTTCCTATAAAGAAAGGAAGCTCTTCTACTATAGTAGAAAGTGTAAAAAAAGCACTTGATACTAAGTATAAAGGTCAGTACGAAATAAGAAAAATTGAGTTTATAGATGCTTTAGTTGGTAGTGAGATGGCAAAAGCTTCAATTTACTCTATGATATTTGTTTTTATTGGAATACTGCTTTTTGTAGGATATAGATATGAACCTTTATTTGCAATAGCAGGTGTTATACCTCTTTTCCACGACGCTATAATAACCCTTGGAATTTTTTCTTTACTTGGTAGAGAGATAGATTTAACAGTCATAGCAGCTATATTGACAGTTTTAGGATACTCTTTAAATGATACGATAATAGTTTTTGACAGAATAAGGGAAAACATACAACAAAGAGGAAAGAAAAATTTAGAGAGTATTATCAATAGAAGTATAAACGAGAACTTAGGAAGAACTATAATAACTTCAGGAACAGTAATACTTTCTGTTTTAGCAATGTACTTTTTTGGAGGAGAATCTTTAAACAGTTTTGCTTTGGCTATTTTTATAGGAGTTATCTTTGGAACTTACTCTTCAATATACGTTGCAGCTCCTTTAATATTAGATGTTGAAAATCTACTTAGGTCAAGAGTTAAAAAAGAACAGGTGTCAGGAGTGTAA
- a CDS encoding metallophosphoesterase: protein MLFYIVFFSLYAYMYFYFIYKLKKAFNVKVLKFYLISPLFILSPYFYRMYDKAGYDFYYLSLFILILMGFIILFFIYFALIDFYHILIRIFNKIFGINPLPSIRNNISFVFVLLLTISSLAYGYYETLNPKIYRFVIYSNKIKKDIKILHISDLHLNQVMREDKIKLVLDVYNKEKPDMVISTGDLVDGKVSYRKSYIELQKSMNPPLGKYAILGNHEYYTDINDAVKFHILSKFQLLRNETVSIDNVNVAIIGVDDIDGVRLGYIAEYPEKDLFKGLDKTKFVIFLKHQPKLDKNLIGEFDLMLSGHTHGGVLFPVRYILRKIFIADFGFVNIGGSYVFVSRGVGTGGPPIRIGCPPDVAVFEIKKPPR from the coding sequence ATGTTATTTTATATTGTGTTTTTTTCTCTATACGCTTATATGTACTTTTACTTTATTTATAAACTAAAAAAAGCTTTCAATGTAAAAGTATTAAAATTTTATCTAATATCTCCACTGTTTATACTTTCTCCGTACTTTTACAGAATGTATGACAAAGCTGGATATGATTTTTATTACTTATCTCTTTTTATCTTAATTTTGATGGGTTTTATAATACTGTTTTTTATCTACTTTGCCTTAATTGATTTTTACCACATCTTAATAAGAATCTTCAATAAGATTTTTGGTATAAATCCTTTACCTTCTATAAGAAATAACATTAGTTTTGTTTTTGTCTTACTTTTAACAATCTCATCTTTAGCATACGGATACTATGAGACACTAAATCCAAAAATTTACAGATTTGTAATTTACTCAAACAAAATTAAAAAAGATATTAAAATTCTTCACATATCAGACCTTCATCTTAACCAAGTTATGAGAGAAGATAAAATAAAACTTGTTTTAGATGTTTACAACAAAGAAAAACCAGATATGGTTATATCTACTGGAGACCTTGTAGATGGTAAGGTTTCTTACAGAAAGTCCTACATAGAACTTCAAAAAAGTATGAATCCACCACTTGGTAAGTATGCCATACTTGGAAATCACGAGTATTATACAGATATAAACGATGCTGTAAAATTCCATATTCTATCTAAATTTCAGCTCCTTAGAAATGAAACTGTATCTATTGATAATGTTAATGTTGCAATTATTGGTGTAGATGATATAGATGGTGTAAGGCTTGGGTACATTGCAGAGTACCCAGAAAAAGACTTGTTTAAAGGATTAGATAAAACAAAGTTTGTAATATTCCTTAAACATCAACCAAAGTTAGATAAAAATTTAATAGGAGAGTTTGATTTAATGCTATCAGGACATACTCACGGAGGAGTTTTATTCCCTGTTAGATACATTTTAAGAAAGATTTTTATAGCTGATTTTGGATTTGTCAATATAGGAGGTAGTTATGTATTCGTAAGTAGAGGTGTTGGAACAGGGGGTCCTCCAATTAGGATAGGTTGCCCACCAGATGTAGCTGTATTTGAGATTAAAAAGCCCCCGAGGTAA
- a CDS encoding sigma-70 family RNA polymerase sigma factor, whose protein sequence is MRKFNYEEGVEYYIKSIYKIPLLTPQEEKETLEKIQLGDKEAFKKLVLSNLRFVINVAKRYAGYGIPLQDLISAGNIGLIEAAKRFDPSKGVRFISYAIWWIKQSIINTISHEGDIIKKPSKVQNLYQKISNAYFYLKDSLNREPSVEEIHSFLLREGIEIEKDTIESYLFFNQYFVSLDEPIISSDEDIYLSDTISKSGTEEIEKKLVDEDILKSIDDLLETLSPRERQIVIHRFGLYGKEPKTLKEVGDIVGISRERVRQIEIRLLKKLRKLATKKKIEDLIR, encoded by the coding sequence ATGAGAAAATTTAACTATGAAGAAGGTGTTGAATATTACATAAAGTCAATATACAAAATCCCTCTTTTAACCCCGCAGGAAGAGAAGGAAACACTTGAAAAGATTCAATTAGGGGACAAGGAAGCGTTTAAAAAACTTGTTCTTTCAAATTTAAGGTTTGTAATAAACGTAGCCAAAAGATATGCAGGTTATGGCATTCCACTTCAAGACTTAATTTCTGCTGGAAATATAGGTTTAATAGAAGCTGCTAAAAGATTTGACCCTTCAAAAGGTGTTAGGTTTATATCTTACGCTATATGGTGGATAAAACAGTCTATTATAAACACAATAAGCCACGAAGGTGATATAATTAAAAAACCAAGTAAAGTTCAGAATTTATATCAAAAAATCAGTAATGCTTACTTTTATCTAAAAGACTCTCTAAACAGAGAGCCAAGTGTAGAAGAAATCCATTCTTTTCTTTTAAGAGAAGGAATAGAAATAGAGAAGGATACTATTGAAAGTTATCTTTTTTTTAATCAGTACTTTGTTAGTTTAGATGAACCTATTATAAGCTCAGATGAAGACATTTATTTATCAGATACTATCTCAAAATCAGGAACTGAAGAGATAGAGAAAAAATTAGTAGATGAAGATATTTTAAAATCTATAGATGATCTTTTGGAAACACTTTCTCCAAGAGAAAGACAGATAGTGATACACAGGTTTGGTTTGTATGGAAAAGAACCTAAAACATTAAAAGAAGTGGGAGATATAGTCGGCATATCAAGGGAAAGAGTAAGACAGATAGAGATAAGACTTTTAAAGAAACTAAGAAAGTTAGCTACAAAAAAGAAAATAGAAGATTTAATCAGATAA
- the hisC gene encoding histidinol-phosphate transaminase: MYLKRLENLKAYKTETTPCKVKLSSNESPFDLSDKLKERIKEEIIKINFQRYPDPHAKELKEALSDFISSEEGENVSPENLVLGNGSDELIHLLITVIGDLKNPVMYPVPTFPMYQVSSDVVGRPKAEFFLDDNFQLTEEGIEEALKQNPHIAFFASPNNPTGNSFDRNLIMKVIEKGIFTVIDEAYIHFSDKENFLKQALEYDNVVVLRTMSKVGLASIRLGYLIGKKEVASAIDKARLPFNITFPTQVIGRIVLTEGRQELKNQITSVKQERERVMNEISKISAVKVYPSDANFFLMKTPDANKTHQELIKRGVLTRNMSHLPKMENCIRVSIGKKEENDEFIKAMKDVFI, from the coding sequence ATGTATTTAAAAAGGTTAGAAAATTTAAAAGCATACAAAACTGAGACAACACCTTGCAAAGTAAAGCTATCTTCAAACGAAAGCCCTTTTGATTTATCTGATAAACTAAAAGAAAGAATAAAAGAAGAGATTATAAAAATAAACTTTCAAAGGTATCCTGACCCTCACGCAAAAGAGTTAAAAGAGGCTCTTTCCGACTTTATATCTTCTGAAGAAGGAGAAAATGTATCCCCTGAAAACCTTGTTTTAGGAAATGGGTCAGACGAGCTTATACATCTTTTGATAACAGTGATAGGAGATTTAAAAAATCCAGTAATGTATCCAGTTCCTACCTTTCCTATGTATCAAGTCTCAAGTGATGTTGTAGGAAGACCAAAAGCTGAGTTCTTCTTAGATGATAATTTTCAACTTACAGAAGAAGGTATAGAAGAAGCTCTAAAACAAAACCCCCACATCGCATTTTTTGCATCTCCAAACAATCCAACGGGAAACAGCTTTGACAGAAATTTAATTATGAAAGTAATTGAAAAAGGTATTTTTACTGTTATAGATGAAGCTTACATACACTTTTCTGATAAAGAAAACTTTTTAAAACAGGCTTTAGAATATGACAATGTTGTAGTTTTAAGGACTATGTCGAAGGTTGGACTTGCTTCCATAAGACTTGGCTATTTAATAGGAAAAAAAGAAGTAGCCTCTGCTATAGATAAGGCAAGACTTCCTTTTAACATCACCTTTCCTACGCAAGTTATAGGTAGAATAGTCTTAACAGAAGGAAGGCAAGAGCTGAAAAATCAAATTACATCTGTAAAACAGGAAAGAGAGAGGGTTATGAATGAGATATCAAAAATATCAGCTGTTAAGGTTTACCCTTCTGATGCTAACTTTTTCCTGATGAAAACTCCAGATGCAAACAAAACTCACCAAGAGCTTATAAAACGAGGCGTTCTTACAAGAAATATGTCCCATCTACCTAAAATGGAAAACTGTATAAGGGTATCTATTGGCAAAAAAGAAGAAAACGATGAATTTATAAAAGCTATGAAAGATGTATTTATCTGA
- a CDS encoding S1C family serine protease — MDSDVLRYRLKLLILTVILLSVLSSCERKKEKDVYERLQERVEGIIKNTTPSIVTIFTKPKQNQQILFKDLEDESVGSGFVFRKTQTHLYIATNAHVIEKANQVFVRFYNERVMKAEVIGIDNPTDIAVLKVKLNHLNKNVKPLYFENIENVKPGMFVLAAGSPYNLGHTYTFGIVSALDREVGISEIEGYIQTDAAINPGDSGGPLLNLDGKVVGMNIATVQSGQGLGFAIPSDVVNDVVNQLIKYGKVSRGYIGITVADLSEELKEKMDMDNGVIVLKVKKKSPADDAGIKEGDIITKFNGNLIRNSRDFRKMFRKVKPGDMIELEVISNKNTKTITVIAQEKS, encoded by the coding sequence ATGGACAGTGATGTTTTAAGGTATAGATTAAAGCTCCTTATCTTAACTGTTATCCTGCTTTCAGTTTTATCATCTTGTGAAAGGAAAAAAGAAAAGGACGTTTACGAAAGACTTCAAGAGAGAGTAGAAGGTATAATAAAAAATACAACTCCTTCTATAGTTACAATATTTACAAAGCCAAAACAAAACCAACAAATTTTATTTAAAGATTTAGAAGACGAGTCTGTAGGTTCTGGATTTGTTTTTAGAAAAACTCAAACACATCTTTATATAGCAACAAATGCTCACGTTATAGAAAAAGCTAATCAAGTCTTTGTAAGATTCTATAACGAAAGAGTTATGAAAGCTGAAGTTATAGGAATTGACAATCCTACAGATATAGCAGTTTTAAAGGTAAAGTTGAACCATCTAAACAAAAACGTAAAACCTCTATACTTTGAAAATATAGAAAACGTAAAACCTGGCATGTTTGTGTTAGCTGCAGGTAGCCCTTACAATTTAGGACATACCTACACATTTGGTATAGTATCAGCATTAGATAGAGAGGTAGGTATATCTGAGATTGAAGGGTACATTCAGACAGATGCTGCAATAAATCCAGGAGACTCTGGAGGACCTCTTTTAAACTTAGATGGAAAAGTGGTAGGTATGAATATAGCAACTGTTCAATCCGGACAGGGACTTGGCTTTGCAATACCTTCTGACGTTGTAAACGATGTTGTAAATCAGCTTATAAAGTATGGTAAAGTTTCAAGAGGATATATAGGGATAACAGTGGCAGATTTATCAGAAGAGTTAAAAGAAAAAATGGATATGGATAATGGTGTTATAGTTTTAAAGGTGAAAAAGAAAAGTCCTGCTGATGATGCTGGAATAAAAGAAGGGGATATAATAACAAAATTTAACGGAAACTTAATAAGAAATTCAAGAGATTTTAGGAAAATGTTTAGAAAAGTTAAACCGGGAGATATGATAGAGCTTGAAGTAATATCAAATAAAAATACAAAAACTATAACAGTTATTGCCCAAGAAAAAAGTTAG